The Chloroflexia bacterium SDU3-3 genomic interval TGTTCGTTGTAGGAGCGCAGGGGGCTTGGAACCCATGTACTGCGCGGGAGCTGAAACTGTTGGCAAGCATTGAGCAGCGCCGAGGGCCGCTGCCAATCGTGCTGCGCGCTTGGGTTGAGATGATCGGCAATGTCGATCTCCGTGGCTCCCACCCCACGCTGAGCAACTACTATAGCCTGGGGCATGCTACAACGCGTGGGCCGAACAGCGATCCTCTTGTGCTGGGGATGGTGCCCTATGAGCTTAGCCAACTTCCATGTATTGACCGGAAGCAACAGATCTTTCTCCTTGAGGTGGCCCCAGACTCATGCCATAAGTCAAATTACAGCGGCGGCGGCGATAGCTATATGCGCATCCCAAGCGCCGGATTCGATGCGCCGTTTGGCTCCGATGACTGGTGGGATGGCATGTGTCTTATCCCCTACCTGCGCGAGTGCTTCGCGTGGGGTGGTTTCCCGGGCCTGCGGGATGACCCCGCCGCCGCCGAGGCCGCCCGCGAGGAGCTGGCCTTCCTCACCCAGGGCCTCCTGCCGATCTAGGCGAGGAAACTGTAGTAGAAAGGGCTGATAGATAAACATCTCCTGCAGAATAGCACAGTAAGGTCTTACCACAGACCTAGCCCTAGCAGGGCAGTCGCCGCTGGCCGATGAATCTGGCCCTATGGCGGCAGGGCCGCGCCCCCGACGGCACGCCCGCGCTCGTGGAGCGTGACGACGAGGACCTGGCATCAGCGCCGCACGCCGCTGATGCGGCGGGGCTGGCCGCCGTGGCCTGCGCGTGCGGCGCTGGCTTGCCGCGCTGCGACGCGGCGCGGCTGCTGGCGTTCTGGGAGTGGTGGCTGGGCGAGGCGGTCCCGCAGGCGGTGGAGGCATCGTTCTCGCAGGATCTTGGCCGCGTGGGCGGGCGATGATCGCGGCGGGCACGTGGTGGGCCGCCCCTGCGGAGTGGGGCGGCGATGCCGCGCTGGGCGCGGTGTGTTTCGCGCTGCCACAATACCTATCTCTTGGAGCTTGGGCGTCTTGGTGGTAAATCGGTCTTCTTCCCCCTCGCGCCTTCGTGCCTTCGTGGTATTCGTTTTTGTCTTGTTGGAGCCTTGGAGTCTTCGTCGTATTCGTCCCCTTCCGAATTTTCGTGCCTTCGCGTCCTCGTGGTAAATAACCCTCCCCCGCGCGGCGTGCTACAATTGGCCTCTGTTCCGCGATGCGACAAGGCCCCTGCGATGCATAGCCACGACCGCTACCACCAAGAACTGGCCAGCCTGCTGCTGCCCCACCCATGGTTTCGCCCGCTGCTGGAGACGGTGCGCGCGCTGGCGCTGCCGGACTGGTTTATCGGCGCGGGCGTCATCCGCACGCTGGTCTGGGACCACCTGCACAGCTACGCCGCGCCGACGCCCCTGGCCGATGTCGACGTGGTGTTCTTCGACCCGGCGGACCTGCGGCCAGCCCGCGACGCCGAGGTGCAGGCCATGCTGGTCGCCCGCCGCCCCGATGTGCCCTGGGAGGCCACAAACCAGGCCGCCGTGCACCTGTGGTACGAGTCGGCCTTTGGCTTCGCCGTGCCGCCGCTGGCCTCAAGCGCGGATGGGGTGGGGACATGGCCTGAGACGGCGACCAGCGTGGGGGTGCGCCTGCTGCCCGATGACACGCTGGAGATCGCGGCCCCGTGCGGGCTGGAGGATCTGTTCCAGCTCACGCTGCGGCGTAACCCGCGGCGCATCAGCGAGGCCCAGTTCCGCGAGCGCGTGCGGGCCAAGCGCATCCGCGAGCGCTGGCCGCGCGTCCAAGTCATCGATGGCTGAGCCGATGGCCTATGCGGGC includes:
- a CDS encoding nucleotidyltransferase family protein — encoded protein: MHSHDRYHQELASLLLPHPWFRPLLETVRALALPDWFIGAGVIRTLVWDHLHSYAAPTPLADVDVVFFDPADLRPARDAEVQAMLVARRPDVPWEATNQAAVHLWYESAFGFAVPPLASSADGVGTWPETATSVGVRLLPDDTLEIAAPCGLEDLFQLTLRRNPRRISEAQFRERVRAKRIRERWPRVQVIDG